In the genome of Afipia felis ATCC 53690, the window CGCTCATTCCAAGACGCTGCGCCACGCGCGCGTGCATCGATTTCACTTCCGACTCGGGAATCTCCTGGCCCTCGTAACCCCAGCTCCAGAACTTCCTGCGCGGCCCCTTCGATACAGCCATGGGCGCATTCATTCGCTTCACTCCTCAATCATGTTGAACCAGAAAGAAAATCCGCGCCCGCCACACCTTTTCGTAAGCAATCAGGCGAGAATTTCCGAGATATGGACCATCCAAATTGGTCTTACCAGTAAGATCAAAAAAGACCGCAGTGTCAAGATTATTATTGGCGATCGTGGGGAATTTCATCGCGCTGGGAAGGATCAGCTTGTCAGGCGCGTAATGCGCACAACGACAAATACGGCAAAGTTCAAAGCCGTTTCGAAGCCACCGGGGGCCTCGACTTCACAGTTCTATGCAGCCGCTCTCACACTTCACCACATTCATGGTCGGAGGCTGACGCTACACGTGATGTTCAGTTATGAATTTCGTATTCAGGTAAGCATCCATCGCTTCCGTGCCACCCTCAAAGCCAAACCCGGAATCCTTGATCCCACCAAAAGGGGTTTCGGGCAAAGCAAGGCCATGATGATTGACGGAGACCATGCCGCTCTCCACAGCCGCCCCGAACGCACCACTCGTTGCAGCTGATTTTGTATAGGCATAGGCAGCAAGGCCATAAGGCAGGCGATTGGCCTCAGCCACGGCATCTTCGAATGTCGAGAAGCGCGCGATCGGCACGACAGGACCAAACGGTTCTTCATTCATGATGCGCGCGCTCAGCGGCACCTCTGTCAGAACAGTTGGTTCAAAGAAAAACCCTTCGTTTCCTGAACGCTTACCACCTGTTCTCAGGCATGCCCGCTGCTGAACAGCATCCGAGACCAGGGACTCTATCGCTTCTACACGTCGAAGATTTGCCAACGGTCCCATCTGGGTCGTCTCATCGAGACCATTTCCCACAATGACAGCTTCAGCCGCAGCGATAAAGCGCTCGACGAACTCTTCATAGATTTGCTCGTGAACCACAAATCGCGTGGGAGAAACACAAACCTGACCAGCATTTCTGAATTTCGCCGCCGCCAACAAGCGAACTGCTTCCCTCACATCCGCATCTTCAAAGACAATTGCCGGCGCGTGGCCACCAAGCTCCATGGTGACGCGCTTCATGTGACCGCCCGCCAAAGCAGCAAGTCGCTTGCCCACTGGTGTTGAGCCTGTAAAGGAAATCTTGCGAATGACGGGGTGCGTGATCAGATATTCAGATATCTCAGACGGTACGCCGAAAACTAGATTGAGAACGCCCCGCGGCAGCCCCGCATCGACGTAAGCCTGCACTAGGGCGGCGCAACTCGCCGGCGTCTCTTCTGGGCCCTTCAGAATCACCGAACAGCCTGCGGCCATTGCAGCTGAAATTTTCCTGACCGCTTGATTGATTGGAAAATTCCACGGCGTAAAGGCCGCCACCGGCCCAACCGGCTCCCGCACCACAGCCTGCTGCACAGCGCCAGACCGTGCGGGAATGATTCGACCGTATGATCGGCGAGCCTCTTCCGCGAACCAATCGATGATATCGGCACCAAGCAATATCTCGGCGCTCGCTTCGCGGAGCGGCTTGCCTTGTTCGAGGGTCATAATTTCCGCAATTGCGCTGACCCGTTCGCGGAGCTTCTCAGCAGCCCCACGCATAAGTTTGTAGCGATCAAAAGCAGACGTCCGTCGCCAAACTTCGAATCCGTCCCTGGAGGCATTAACCGCACGATCGAGATCGTCGATAGACGCATGAGCGACACTTCCTATCTGCGCTCCTGTCGCCGGATTGAAGATCGGCTCGGCATATCCGGAAACGCCATCACACCAAAGGCCGTCAACAAATAACTTTACATCTGGATAAATCTGTTGCTGGCTCATGCTCTTGATCAACTCCGAATCCTGATTGTCGACCGCAGCAGCAAGAATCTCTTCCGCCTTGATGGCACAAAGCCGGAGTCCTGCCTGCTGCTTTGACGCGTCTCCTCACGCGAACCGGCTTCCACTTCGCTGAACGCATTCTAAGCGGTCAACGCTAACTCTTCAGCTCGTTTCTTCAGATCGTGTTTTCTGATCTTGCCGTTTGGCGCGGTTGGCAGCTGCGACATAATGATAATCTGCTGGGGTTTCTTGTATCGCGCCAGTTTTTGTTCCACGAGGACAAACAGCTCTTCGATGACAATGGAGGCTTCAGGGACCGGCTCGACAAAAGCGATGATTTCCTCATTCCCCTCGACCGATCGCCCGACGACCGCAGTATTGAGCACCGCTGGATGAGCATTGATAACAGCCTCGATCTCAGCCGGATACACATTGAAGCCAGAACGGATAATCAGTTCTTTTGAGCGTCCCTGCACGATCAGCTCGCCTTGAGGAGCGCGACTGACAATATCTCCGGTGCTCAAATATCCGTCGTCATTGATAACAGCTGCAGTCATCTCCGGCTGGCCATAGTAACCCAACATCACGTTGGGACCTCGCACCAGCAATTCTCCCGGTTTGCCATCCGGCACTTCTTGTCCGTCAGGCCCGATAATCTTGACCTCGACACAGGGGATCGGCAACCCGATATTGACCTCATTACTTCCCATCTCATACTGCGTACGACTGATCGTCGGTGATGTCTCGGTCAGACCGTAACCATTATGAAGCACGACGCCGAACACACGCTCGACGCTCTTGCGGAGTGAGAGATCGAGCGGAGCCGTTCCCGTGTAGACATAACGAAGCCGATTGGGCGTGAGCTTGATTCCTTCCTGATCGACGTGCGCGACAATTCTGGAAAACAAGGCAGGAACAGCGTTAAGGATCGTTAGCGTTCCATCGACGACGGCTTCAATAACCCGCGAAAGCGAAAATCTCTTCATGATCCGCAAATGCCCGCCTGCAAACAACATCCCTTGCATAAGCGTCAGACCATACGAATGCGAAATCGGCATAAGGCAAAGAGATACATCGTCGGCGTGAATGGCATTTGTTCTCTTGCCGCGGCAAGCAACGAACGCAAGGTTTCGGTGAGTGAGCATGACCCCTTTCGGGCGGCCAGTGGTCCCGGTCGTGTAGATCAGAACCGCGACCTGTCGCGCCGGATCTGCATGGACTTTCTCGGGGACGGAATCCGTCGCCAACTTGCCGGCCTTGATTTCGCCGATACCCGTCAGCACCTGCACCTCCGCCCCTCCCCGGTGCGCGGCGGCGTCTGCCTCGGGCGATACCCTATGGATATAGAAAACACGCCTGGGCTTGCAGTCACCTTCAATCAAGTCCAACTCATGTGGACTGAGCCGGGCATTTGCCATCACAACCCAGGCATCAAGCCGGCTTGCCGCATACATGATGACAATGGCAGCGATTGAGTTTTCACCGATCACCATGATCCGATCGCCAGGGCGAATGCCGAGGCGCGCCATCTCAGCGGAAACGGCCTCAATCGTGCCGATCACCCGCTGATACGACCAGACGACGCCATGTTCGTCGGTGAATGCAGGACGAGAGCTCCCCGCTTTCGCCCCTTCTTCAAGAATCATGTGAATGCGAGGTGGTAGATTTGACAGTAAATCTACTTTCATCGCCTCACCCGCCCTGCCTGAACTGAAATACTCGATCGACCTTCACGCGACGAACCGAAATGCTTTCGGGCAGCATCGACCTCGTCATCATCATTGGTCTATTTGGTAATACCAATTTGGTCGGCAGAAGTGGCTCGTGTCAAGCTATTTCTGATCGGCCGCCCCCATTTGCAAGTGACGGGAGCAATCCAATAACAACCTTCGCATCGTAACCAGTTGCGATCCGGGTCGCGCGAACACCCCGTCACGAACGAATCGACAGCAAATGGCGCGCGCTGCCTGTGGTTTTATGGCCTACCTGGCGGGTTTCGGATGCTTCAAATTCTCCAACCTGATATCAACAAGCGGTAGACTCGGCGCCAACGGTTACTCCGTTGGTCATTTAGTTTGTGGGTCTTACCAATTTGGTATACCGTTAGATTTAGTAGAATCCTCAAATCAAGTCACTGATGGCGCACGTCAGGAAAATTAGATGCCCGAAAAAAGTCGAACCAATAAGACTGCCGCCCTCCCATCAAACGCTATCGGGAAAATTCTTTCGTTCATTCATGAGCGCCGTTATCAGCCTTCTGAGCGGCTTCCTTCGGAACGCGATTTTGCTGAGAAATTCGATACCAGCCGCGGCGCCGTTCGCGAAGCCTTAGCAGCACTTGAATCCATGCGCGTGATAGAGCGACGCCCGAATTCCGGCATCTACTTGCGGAATTCAGAAGAAAGCAGCATCGAAGCTCTCGTTCTTTACGCCGAGTCCGGAGTTCCGTTCGAGCCCAAGGAAATTGCCGAGGTTATGGAAGTTCGGCGTATCCTGGAGGCTCAGGCAACCAGACTGGCCTGTACACGCAGGACCGCCGACAACATCCGCGATCTCCACATGATCCTGCGCGACACGGAAAAGCGTCTCAGCAAAAAACAGAGCATCGAGCATGAGGACGAAGCGTTTCACCTAGCGATTTTCGCTGCCGCTAAAAACGACATCCTGCTCCGCATCGCGAGGTCATTCTACGAACTATCGAGACCGCGGCGGCGCCTCTATTTTTCAGATCAGGGCCGCTGTCGACGCGCCTACGACGATCATCAGACGATCCTGACGGCTATCGAGGGACGGCGCGTCGGCCAAGCCGAACAGCAAATCAATGCGCATTTGTCCCGAACCACCGATGCTTGGCAGGCGCTGTTAGGGGAACAAAAGAATTCGAAGTAATCGCGCGCCGCAGTTGCCTCTCCGGTCCTGCGCAGATTTTCCACTGTTCGTTTTCTCCATCGCCGCAACATCCGTTCTCGGAGTAAATCCAAGAATGGATGTCGCAAAAATCCTATCCCTTGACCGCTCCCGCCGTCAGACCAGCGACAAAATATCGGTAGCAGAACGTAAATACTACAAACAGCGGCAGAGCGATAAGGGTCGCACCAGCCAAGATCTCGCCCCAACGCAAATCCTGTGCGCCGAGCATCGATGCCAAAGCCACGGGCAACGTCTTCCGGTCATCACTCATGATCAGGATCAGCGCAAAGACGTAATCCGCCCACGATAACAGGAATGAGAATATACCAACCGTAATCAGCCCAGGCGCTGAAAGCGGGAGAACGACCTTGATGAAAGCGCCGAACTGGGAACAGCCGTCGACCATTGCGGCTTCCTCCAGGTCGAAGGGCATCGATTTAAAGAATCCCCAAAGCAACCACACAGCTAAAGGCAACGAAATCGCCAGATGGGCGATCAATAGCCCCCACAAACTGTCGGCGAGACCAGCCATCCGAAACAAAGCTGACATTGGAATAACCAGCATCAACGGCGGAAACATGTAAGCAAATAACATGGAAGCAATCAGCATCGTCTTGCCGCGGAAGCGTAACCGGGTCGCGCCATAAGCAATAAATGACGACAGTATCGTGGCTGCTACGATGGTGGCGAGCGCCAGCAGAACGCTGTTGATAAAATTCACCGGGTAATTCGTAAGCTCTAAAAGCGACTTGTACGAACTCAAATCCGGCGGCCAGAACACCAACGACGTATCCAGAAAAAGCTTCTGAGGCTCTCGCAAGCTCGAAATCAGCATCCAATAGATTGGAAAAGCCGAATAGATGCAGACTGCAAGAACAGCGATATACAGACCGCTGCGACCGGCAATATGCTTGATCAACTTTCCATCGAATGCCTGCTTTCCGGCAGCTTTCCCTGTCATATTTTGCGATGTTCCTTCCGCGCCAGCCGTATCACGGTGCAGTATCTCCACTGAAGAAGCCGAGGTTACGATATAAGGAACGGTGTTCTGAGAGTTCATCGTCACCGCCCCTGCTTCACTTCATCAATCGGGAAAAAGCGCAGGTATATAAGAATAATACATGCAAGCAGCATGAATGACACGGTTGCGACTGCTGCTCCCCCCCCCAGATCGAATTCAATAAATGCCTTCCGATAGGCTAGTGTCGGAAGTGTCTCCGTTTGATTAAGAGGTCCGCCTTTCGTCAACAGCCAGATCACATCGAACTTGTTGAACATCCAGATTCCTCTCAAAAGAATCACGACGATCAACACCGACCGGAGTCCTGGCAGCGTGACGTGCCAAAACTGCTTCAAGGCGCCCGCACCGTCAACTCGAGCAGCTTCGTAAAGTTGGGATGGAATTGACTGAAGACCTGCGAGCACACATGTCACAACGAATGGAGTCCAAATCCAAACGCTCACAAGAACTATGGTCATCTTCGCAGTCGTTCCCGACGCCCCCCAGTCAAACATGCTATATCCGAACGAGTTCAGAATGCTTTTGACTAGGCCGTAGTTAGGATCGAGAAGCCATTGAATTACGAGGCACGCAACGACAGTCGGAAGGAAATAAGGCACGATCGACAACGCCCGGACAATCGTTTGCCCGACGAAATGCCGATTGAGAACAAGCGCAATGCTCACCCCAAGAACGACTTGCAGCACAATCGCAGAAACCGCGATCGTGATTCCGTTCAGCAGCGAGCTCCAGAAGAGCGGATCGCTTAATACCTTCCGATAGTTTTCAAAACCTACCCAATGCGACGGCTCAATGAATGAGCTCGCCGCATAGAATGAGAGCTTGATCGAATAAACGAGCGGCCCACCGACAATAGCACCGAGTATCAATACACTCCCGATGAATAAGCTTATGATGCCTCGGTCTTGTCTCATGAAGTGCCGTCCCTTATTATAAGTGGCTCTTAGCTGATCTTACGCATTCGATCGGCTGCAGTTTTCACACAATCGCTAGACGGAACATTTCTCAGCACTCGGTTCTGTAACATCTCGGGCATAATATTTGTGTCGAAAACCTTGCATGGCCGCGTGTCCATCGCTGGGCCACACATATCAATCGCATTGAGAATGGTTGTGCTACCCGGATCGATGAACGACTTCATCTGCATCATTGTCTGCCAATGCTTCTGGATCATCGGATGATCCTTCCATCGCGGATCATCGTAGATATCCATACGCGCCGGCTGGAAGTTCATCCAGGCTGAGTGAAGCCAGTTGATATAATACTCATCAACGAACCATTTCAGAAACTTGATTGTTTCTTCCGTTTGCTTGGTCTTGAAGACGATAAAGCCATCGAAGGCGAAGGACAGCGCCTTCTGCTTCCCTGCGCTATCAGGAAAAGCAAAAATCCCATACTTGTTCGCGAGATCTGGGTTTCGCGCTTCGAGCGCCTCAACGACGCGGCCGGAATAGACAGTATGTGCGGTTTTTCCTGTCGCAAAAAGACTCATCAACTCTGCATAGCCGACCGTGTTCATGCCAGGCGGCATGGTCGTGTAAAGATCGGCATAAAAATCAAGGAAGCGGCTAGTTCGATTCTTGTTCTCCGCCTCGTCAAGAACCACGTTCCATTTGTCGTCGTAGAATTTTGGTTGCTCCGCAAACAGACCTCCAAAACTCGCCCAATTGGTCGAACTATCACTGGCCAAAGGAAGGACGCAACCGCCCCGTTCGATATTGCCGCCCTTTGTAATAGTCAGAGCCCGGCAATTCTCCAGAAACTCATTCCAGGTGGTAGGGACCTTCAGGCCGTTTTCTTTATACAAATCCTTTCTGTAATACACCGTCACCAAATTATAATCGTAGGGATAGAACCAGTGTTCGCCCTGATAGGACCAATCGCCCTTCCGCCCCCACGAGTACTTTTTGACGATATCCGTGAGCGGAACGATATAACCTGCACGCGCATACTGCAGAATTTCAAAGGCATATCCTTGCGTAGAAATATCGTATGGCACACCCGCGTTGAGAGCCGCCATCGTTTTCGAATATGCACCGCTAATCGGTGATGAATCGACGAGGACTTTTACGCCGAACTTGCTCTCGTAAGCATTGCCCGCGTCTCGCAGTACGGCTTGACTCGCGGCAGACGTTTCGGTGTTCAAAAAGCGAAGTGTTACATTGGATTTAGCGTGGACATGGGGAGCCGCCAATGAACCGGCAATGCCTGTCGCCAACCCGGCAGACGCCTTAAGAAAATTCCGCCGATCAACGCCAACGAGATTATCCTTGGAATTCGACCGGCTCGATCCGTGACCTTTCATGACACTCCCTCCCGATGCTGTTTTCGCTTGTCTTCGTCGCTTGCCTCAACGTTCCGCCGCTCTCGCGAGAGAACAGATGCAACCTCTGTCGAGGAAAAACGATTGAAATCCGATCTTGTACTTTCAATGCATCGTCGCGAGCAAATACCGCACGCAGTTTCTTGCCGTGAATTGTACCCAGCACGTAAGTTTGAGCGCCAATCTGCTCGACAAGATCGATGGCCATTTCAAATGCGCCGGATGCCGCAGAACGCTCGATGTGCTCCGGCCGAATGCCTAAGGTGACATCTTGCTTCGCTTCGGAGAATTCATTGTCCGGAAGATCGACAAGGAGGCTTCCCGAGCGCACGGCAAGACGCCCTTCGTCTCGCGTCAGTTCACCATCCACCAAATTCATTTCAGGCGAACCGATGAAAGCCGCCACGAAAGCATTCGCAGGCCGATCGTAGAGATCAAGGGGTTTTCCAGCCTGCTGAATTAGGCCATCTCGCATAATCACAATGCGGTCGCCAAGCGTCATAGCTTCGACCTGATCGTGGGTCACAAAAACCATTGTAGCCTTCAATCGAGCATGCAGAGTCGCGATCTCTTCACGCGTCCTAACACGCAACTTGGCGTCCAAATTGGAGAGAGGCTCATCGAACAGAAAGACATCCGGGTCTCGAACCAAGGCGCGACCAAGAGCCACTCGCTGCATCTGCCCTCCTGACAACTGTCGAGGCTTGCGCTCGAGCAAATTTTCAAGGCCTAAACTCGATGCAGCACTACGTACTCGCCGTTCTATTTCATCACTCGGCGCCCTACGCACCCGGAGCCCGAACGCCATATTCTCGTAAACGGTCTTCTGCGGATAAAGCGCATAGTTCTGAAACACCATCGCGATATTGCGATCTTTCGGCGGAAGCGTCGTTACATCTTTCCCACCAATAAAAATTTTTCCAGAGGTCACCTCTTCAAGGCCAGCAAGCATACGCAACGTGGTTGATTTCCCACAACCAGACGGCCCGACAAAAACGACCAACTCACCATCCGCAATATCTAATGAAAAATCCTGTACTGCCCGCAGCCCTCGATCTCCTCCGTAGGATTTCGTGACATTCTGGAGAGTTACTCGCGCCATACAGTAAGACCTCCCTCAAGTGTTTCTCCCATTTATCACCGCGCTTTTTTGTCATGCGCTTGTGTCGACGTTTCATCGACCTCACAATTGGACAAACCAATTTGGTGTACCGTAAATCTCGACCAGTAGAATGTCAAGCGCTCGCGATCCGACGACGGACTTCTCGCCCTCCATCAGACAGCAAATCCACCCATTCGTCGGAGAAATTGCCATTTTGCGCGTAATTGGTTTGACCATTTTGGACGACCAAATATAATGCAAGCACACGCGATGAACCGTCGGATGTATTGGGAAAGAAAAATGGCAGGTCCGTTAGTTGGCTACCGAGTTCTCGATCTTTCAAGAATTCTCGCAGGACCTTGGTTGGGACAATTATTGTCTGATCTCGGAGCTGAAGTTTGGAAAGTCGAACGACCCGGCACCGGTGATGATACCCGGCAATGGGGGCCGCCGTTTCTAAAAGACGATAATGCAGCTAACACCACAGAGAGCGCTTATTTCTTAAGCGCAAACCGCGGGAAACATTCGATCTGCATCGACATATCGACCGAGGAAGGCGGCACTATTGTAAGGAAGCTCGCACAGCACGCAGATATCGTGATCGAAAACTATAAGGTCGGCGATATGGCGCGTTATGGCCTGGATTACGAGACTCTGAAGAAATCGAAGCCGGATATTATTTACTGCTCCATCACCGGCTACGGCCAGACCGGTCCAATGAAAGCCATCGCAGGCTACGACATGGCTATTCAGGCGATTGGCGGATTAATGAGCATTACCGGCGAAAGTGACGATAACCCCGGCGGAGGTCCTCAAAAGGTTGGCGTACCGATCGTCGATATTCTTACCGGCATGTATAGCGCGACCGGGGTCATCTCCGCCCTCCTGCATCGCGAACGTACCGGCGAAGGACAGCATATCGACATGGCGTTGCTAGATGTTCAAGTTGCCGTACTTGCCAACCAAAATCTGAACTACCTTACGACGGGCACGCCGCCCAAGCGATACGGCAATGCTCATCCAAATATCGTTCCATATCAAACCTTCAAAACAAAAGACGGTTCGTTTGTACTTGCTGTCGGAAACGACCAACAGTTCAAGAAGTTTTGCGCGGCATCTCGATTGACGCATCTGGCTACCGACAGCCGCTTCGCAACAAATACAGATCGGCTCAACAATCGCAACCAACTCATACCACTTCTAGATGCGCATTTGGCGCAAGAAACAACGGAGCACTGGATCTCCATTCTAGAGCCTGTGGGAGTTCCGTGCGCGCCGATCAATCGATTAGATCAGGTCTTTGCTCATCCACAAGTGATCCACCGGGGGATGCAGATTAATCTATCTCATTCTTCGGGGGCTACCGCCCCTCTTGTTGCCAATCCCATCAAATTTTCGGCGACGAAGATTGAATACGCAAAGAGTCCACCCAGGCGCGGTGAAGATACGAAGTCCGTCCTCAAATCTATTCTCAACTTCAACGACACAGATATTCGACGTCTCAGCGATCTTCGAATTATCGACACTGGAACATAATCGAAGTGTCATCAGAGCTATTAACACATGCGCGCGGCAAAAACTTCGCCAGCAGATATCTGTCTTAGCTCAATCGAGATTCAGAATACGCCGACAATTAGACTCACCGAGTTAGTATTAGGCACCACTGATCGAGCAATAGTCTGTCAGACTGCGTCGCGAGATTCTCTGTCCAGCAAAATTAGCACACAAAACAAGCTGGTCTCGGCATCCACAGAAGGAACCGAAAATGAAGCTTTCCGGATATGACTACATCGTCGTCGGGGCAGGATCAGCAGGGTGCGTACTCGCCGCGCGGCTGAGCGAGGATCCCACCGTCAAGGTGTTGCTGCTGGAGGCCGGAGCACCTTCTTCTTCCATTCTTGTTCATATGCCAGCAGGCATTCGTATACTCTATAAGAGTCCAAAACATAATTGGAAATTTTGGACCGAGCCTCAAGCCGAGTTAAACAATCGAAAGATCTATATCCCTCGCGGCAAAGTTGTTGGAGGCTCATCTTCTATCAATTCCATGATTGCAATTCGTGGCAATCCCGCAGACTACGATGCGTGGGCCGCGCAAGGCCTTCCCGAATGGGGGCACGAAAGCCTTCAGCCATATTTTAAAAAAATAGAAGATGCCTCTGCCGTCGTCCCGCAACACAACCAAGACAGAGGGTACTCCGGACCGATCCGCTTATCCTATGGCACTTTACAACATCCAATCTCGCAAGCTTTCATTGAAAGCGTAAAGTCAGCCGGTTGGCCCGAAAATAAGGGGTTCAACGGCCCCTCCCAAATTGGCGGTGGCTTCTACGAACTTACAATCGCTGACGGTAAGCGTTCTGGATCATTCAAGTACCTCGATCATGCGAAAGAACGAAGCAATCTCACGATTATAGCTAATTGCCGTGTCCGGCGACTTGCCCTGGCTGGGAAACGCGTGCGCGGCGTTGTGATAGAGAGAAATGGGCGTGAAATCACCCTTTCTGCCGAGCGAGAGGTCTTGCTGACGTCTGGAGCTATCGGATCACCACACCTGCTGATGCTATCGGGAATTGGACCAGCTGATCATTTGCGCTCATTTGGAATCAAGCCGGTGATCGATTCATTCGGCGTAGGAAGCAATTTGCAGGATCATTTAGATTGCGCAATCCGATTAGAAGCATCTCAGCCAATCACACTGACACCGTACCTCGGATTAATTAAAGGCGGTCTCGCAGGCGCACGATATATCCTCAATGGAACTGGCCCCGCAACATCTCAAGGTATCGAAGCAGGAGCATTTTGGGGGCCTGATAAGTCTTCGTCATGGCCCGAATGGCAGGCCCATCTCATTGTTGCTCTTCGAAATCCTC includes:
- a CDS encoding GMC family oxidoreductase, yielding MKLSGYDYIVVGAGSAGCVLAARLSEDPTVKVLLLEAGAPSSSILVHMPAGIRILYKSPKHNWKFWTEPQAELNNRKIYIPRGKVVGGSSSINSMIAIRGNPADYDAWAAQGLPEWGHESLQPYFKKIEDASAVVPQHNQDRGYSGPIRLSYGTLQHPISQAFIESVKSAGWPENKGFNGPSQIGGGFYELTIADGKRSGSFKYLDHAKERSNLTIIANCRVRRLALAGKRVRGVVIERNGREITLSAEREVLLTSGAIGSPHLLMLSGIGPADHLRSFGIKPVIDSFGVGSNLQDHLDCAIRLEASQPITLTPYLGLIKGGLAGARYILNGTGPATSQGIEAGAFWGPDKSSSWPEWQAHLIVALRNPPPKERIEHGFAIRVCQLRPKSRGMLRLRSSDPSDTPSIDPQFLSDNSDFLSMQEGVRQMCEIIDQAPLRKHVKRKIDLDAFTSTETRKSWIRMHAETVYHPVGTCRMGQDNGAVVDSQLRVRGIENLRVVDGSVMPTVISGNTNLPIMAMAEKAADIIVGERSSISKNYFETMSVHSGK